Proteins encoded by one window of Serratia nevei:
- a CDS encoding ATP-binding cassette domain-containing protein, producing the protein MEQAHTIELEGLEKRFPSLEKPAVASLTTTLRSGAVIGLVGPDGAGKTTLLRMLAGLLQPSSGKLRVAGLDPIAQDRQLHAILGYMPQKFGLYEDLTVMENLTLYADLRGVTGDLRRQTFERLLKFTDLTRFTERLAGKLSGGMKQKLGLACTLVGEPQVLLLDEPGVGVDPISRRELWRMVHELANDGMLILWSTSYLDEAEQCREVLLLNEGELLFSGAPQELTRRMAGRTVLIAAPPGSHRSLLQRAICLPAVTDGVIQGKYLRLILKEGEDHRQLLQALDLPEAELDEADPRFEDAFIDLLGGGPNHRSALAEIMPTVNGESGETVIEAVQLTKKFGDFAATDHVDFQVRRGEIFGLLGPNGAGKSTTFKMMCGLLIPSSGKALVLGMDLKTSSGQARQRLGYMAQKFSLYGNLTVAQNLKFFSGVYGLSGKAQRDKIDEMSRAFNFAPILNQTPDALPLGFKQRLALACALMHEPDILFLDEPTSGVDPLTRREFWLHINGMVDKGVTVMVTTHFMDEAEYCDRIGLVYRGKIIAAGTPDDLKQQVARDDNPNPSMEQAFIELVQGYDEEESR; encoded by the coding sequence ATGGAACAGGCGCACACCATTGAGCTGGAAGGGCTGGAGAAGCGCTTCCCGTCGCTTGAGAAACCGGCGGTCGCCAGCCTGACCACCACCCTGCGCAGCGGCGCGGTGATCGGGCTGGTCGGCCCGGATGGCGCCGGCAAAACCACCCTGCTGCGCATGCTGGCCGGGCTGCTGCAGCCCAGCAGCGGCAAACTGCGGGTCGCCGGGCTGGATCCGATCGCGCAGGATCGTCAACTGCACGCGATCCTCGGCTACATGCCGCAGAAGTTCGGGCTGTATGAGGATCTGACGGTGATGGAGAACCTGACGCTGTACGCCGATCTGCGCGGCGTCACCGGCGATCTTCGCCGCCAGACCTTCGAGCGGCTGTTGAAATTCACCGATCTGACCCGCTTCACCGAGCGCCTGGCGGGCAAGCTGTCCGGCGGTATGAAGCAGAAACTCGGCCTGGCCTGCACGCTGGTGGGCGAACCTCAGGTGCTGTTGCTGGATGAGCCGGGCGTCGGCGTCGACCCGATCTCGCGCCGCGAGCTGTGGCGCATGGTGCACGAACTGGCCAACGACGGCATGTTGATCCTGTGGAGCACCTCTTATCTCGATGAGGCCGAACAGTGCCGCGAAGTGCTGCTGCTCAACGAGGGCGAGCTGCTATTCAGCGGCGCGCCGCAGGAGCTGACCCGCCGTATGGCCGGGCGCACGGTGTTGATCGCCGCGCCCCCCGGCAGCCATCGATCGCTGCTGCAGCGGGCGATCTGCCTGCCGGCGGTCACCGATGGGGTGATCCAGGGCAAGTATCTGCGCCTGATTCTGAAGGAAGGCGAAGATCACCGGCAGCTGTTGCAGGCGCTGGATCTGCCGGAGGCCGAACTGGACGAAGCGGATCCGCGCTTCGAGGATGCGTTTATCGATCTGCTCGGCGGCGGCCCCAACCACCGCTCGGCGCTGGCGGAGATCATGCCGACCGTCAACGGCGAAAGCGGTGAAACGGTGATCGAAGCGGTGCAGCTGACCAAAAAATTCGGCGACTTCGCCGCTACCGATCACGTTGATTTCCAGGTGCGGCGCGGCGAAATTTTCGGCCTGCTCGGGCCGAACGGCGCCGGCAAGTCCACCACCTTTAAAATGATGTGCGGCCTGCTGATCCCCTCCAGCGGTAAGGCGCTGGTGCTGGGGATGGATCTCAAGACCAGCTCCGGCCAGGCGCGCCAGCGCCTCGGCTACATGGCGCAAAAATTCTCGCTGTACGGCAACCTGACGGTGGCGCAGAACCTGAAGTTCTTCTCCGGCGTCTACGGCCTGAGCGGCAAGGCGCAGCGCGACAAAATCGACGAGATGTCGCGCGCCTTCAACTTCGCGCCGATCCTCAATCAGACGCCGGACGCGCTGCCGCTCGGCTTCAAACAGCGCCTGGCGCTGGCCTGCGCGCTGATGCACGAACCGGATATCCTGTTCCTCGACGAACCGACTTCCGGCGTCGATCCACTGACGCGGCGCGAGTTCTGGTTGCACATCAACGGCATGGTCGACAAGGGCGTCACGGTGATGGTGACCACCCACTTTATGGACGAAGCGGAGTACTGCGACCGCATCGGCCTGGTGTACCGCGGCAAAATCATCGCCGCCGGCACGCCGGACGATCTCAAACAGCAGGTGGCGCGCGACGACAATCCCAACCCCTCGATGGAGCAGGCATTTATCGAGCTGGTGCAGGGTTACGATGAGGAGGAATCACGGTGA
- the hlyD gene encoding secretion protein HlyD yields the protein MNKKRSALIVLLILLIAAAAYGVWHYQQQQDKPLTLYGNVDIRTVNLGFRVDGRLASLTVDEGDAVQPGQLLGKLDDAPYRNALQQAEANVGSARAKLSLLQAGYRSEEIAQVRSEMAQRQSAFAYADSFLKRQQGLWAKNATSADALEDARTARNQAQANLQAAKDKLSQYLSGNRPQEIEQAKADVAQSEAALAQAQLNLQDATLVSPSAGTVLTRAVEPGTMLGAGGTVFTLSLTRPVWVRAYVNETSLNQAVPGTELEIYTDGRPDKPYHGKIGFVSPTAEFTPKSVETPDLRTDLVYRLRVIVTDADDALRQGMPVTLRFAKP from the coding sequence ATGAACAAAAAACGCAGTGCCTTGATCGTGTTGTTAATTCTGCTGATCGCGGCCGCCGCTTACGGGGTATGGCATTACCAACAACAGCAGGATAAGCCGCTGACGCTGTACGGCAACGTCGACATCCGCACGGTGAACCTCGGCTTTCGCGTCGATGGCCGCCTGGCGTCGCTGACGGTGGATGAAGGCGATGCCGTTCAGCCGGGCCAGCTGCTCGGCAAACTGGACGACGCGCCCTACCGCAACGCGCTGCAGCAAGCCGAAGCCAACGTCGGCAGCGCGCGCGCCAAGCTGTCGCTGCTGCAGGCCGGCTACCGCAGCGAAGAGATCGCCCAGGTACGGTCGGAAATGGCGCAGCGCCAGTCCGCCTTCGCCTACGCCGACAGCTTCCTGAAACGCCAGCAGGGGCTGTGGGCGAAAAACGCCACCTCCGCCGACGCGCTGGAGGATGCGCGCACCGCCCGCAATCAGGCGCAGGCCAACCTGCAGGCGGCGAAAGACAAGCTGTCGCAATACCTCAGCGGCAACCGCCCGCAAGAAATCGAACAGGCCAAGGCCGACGTGGCGCAGAGCGAGGCGGCGCTGGCACAGGCGCAGTTGAACCTGCAAGACGCCACGCTGGTCTCCCCTTCCGCCGGTACGGTGCTGACCCGCGCGGTGGAGCCGGGCACCATGCTCGGCGCCGGCGGCACGGTCTTCACCCTGTCGCTGACCCGGCCGGTGTGGGTGCGCGCCTACGTCAACGAAACCAGCCTGAACCAGGCGGTCCCCGGCACCGAACTGGAGATCTACACCGACGGCCGCCCCGACAAGCCTTACCACGGCAAGATCGGTTTCGTCTCGCCGACCGCGGAATTCACGCCGAAAAGCGTTGAAACGCCGGATCTGCGCACCGATCTGGTGTACCGCCTGCGGGTGATCGTCACCGACGCCGACGACGCGCTGCGCCAGGGCATGCCGGTCACCCTGCGCTTCGCCAAACCCTGA
- the cecR gene encoding transcriptional regulator CecR yields the protein MPASVPHQAAGRARGEQTRRQLLAAATELFGECGLQGATTRDIAQRAGQNIAAITYYFNSKEGLYLAVAQSLADFIQQAFAPLAEEVDRFWQQSAAQRSPDAALRLLQRGLLAFSELMTQPHTLNLSKIMSREQLAPTEAYPLIHSQVIAPMHARLCRLLAAATGIDDQATRLVLHTHALIGEVLSFRVARETIRRQAGWQAIGEDEAAQIGAVLSEHIEILVTGLRQRHGA from the coding sequence ATGCCAGCTTCCGTCCCTCATCAGGCCGCCGGCCGAGCGCGCGGCGAGCAAACGCGCCGGCAGCTGCTCGCCGCGGCGACCGAACTGTTCGGCGAATGCGGCCTGCAGGGCGCCACCACCCGCGACATCGCCCAACGCGCCGGCCAGAATATCGCCGCCATCACCTATTACTTCAACTCCAAAGAGGGGCTGTACCTGGCCGTGGCGCAGTCGCTCGCCGATTTCATCCAGCAGGCGTTCGCCCCGCTGGCCGAGGAGGTCGATCGCTTCTGGCAACAGTCCGCCGCGCAGCGCTCACCCGACGCGGCGCTGCGTTTGCTGCAGCGTGGCCTGCTGGCCTTCAGCGAACTGATGACCCAGCCGCACACGCTGAACCTGAGCAAAATCATGTCGCGCGAACAGCTCGCCCCGACCGAGGCCTACCCGCTGATCCACAGCCAGGTGATCGCGCCGATGCACGCGCGGCTATGCCGCCTGCTGGCAGCCGCGACCGGCATCGACGACCAGGCGACCCGCCTCGTGCTGCATACCCACGCGCTGATCGGCGAGGTGCTGTCGTTTCGCGTGGCGCGCGAAACCATCCGCCGCCAGGCCGGCTGGCAAGCCATTGGCGAGGACGAAGCGGCGCAGATCGGCGCCGTGCTGAGCGAACATATTGAGATTCTGGTTACCGGGCTGCGCCAACGTCACGGCGCGTAA
- the rhlE gene encoding ATP-dependent RNA helicase RhlE has protein sequence MSFETLGLSAEIVRAVEEQGYREPTPIQRQAIPVVLEGRDLMASAQTGTGKTAGFTLPLLQLLSKHDHPVKGRRPVRALILTPTRELAAQIGENVDAYSKHLRLRSLVVFGGVSINPQMMKLRGGVDILVATPGRLLDLEHQNAVDLSKIEILVLDEADRMLDMGFIHDIRRVLAKLPTKRQNLLFSATFSDDIKALANKLLHNPASVEVARRNTASEQIEQSVHFVDKKRKRELLSQMIGEGDWKQVLVFTRTKHGANHLAEQLNKDGITAAAIHGNKSQGARTRALADFKDGRIRVLVATDIAARGLDIDQLPHVVNYELPNVPEDYVHRIGRTGRAERTGEAISLVCVDEHKLLRDIERLLKREIPRIALPGYDPDPTIKAEPIINGRQGGGRGAPRGNGGGQRSGNGGGQRSGNANGGQRENRGNGNGNARPQGDGQRRSGAPASRRPRNRKPAE, from the coding sequence ATGTCATTTGAAACCCTCGGCTTAAGTGCTGAAATTGTGCGCGCTGTTGAAGAACAGGGCTATCGCGAACCGACGCCAATTCAGCGTCAGGCTATCCCTGTCGTGCTGGAAGGTCGTGACCTGATGGCCAGCGCCCAGACCGGCACCGGTAAAACCGCCGGTTTTACCCTGCCGCTGTTGCAGCTGCTGAGCAAGCATGACCATCCGGTCAAGGGCCGTCGCCCGGTGCGCGCGCTGATCCTGACGCCAACCCGTGAGCTGGCGGCGCAGATCGGCGAAAACGTCGATGCCTACAGCAAACACCTGCGCCTGCGTTCGCTGGTGGTGTTTGGCGGCGTGAGCATCAACCCGCAGATGATGAAGCTGCGCGGCGGCGTCGATATCCTGGTGGCAACGCCGGGCCGTCTGCTGGATCTGGAACATCAGAACGCGGTTGACCTGTCCAAAATCGAAATTCTGGTGCTGGACGAAGCGGACCGCATGCTGGACATGGGCTTTATCCACGACATCCGCCGCGTGCTGGCCAAGCTGCCGACCAAGCGTCAGAACCTGCTGTTCTCCGCGACCTTCTCCGACGACATCAAGGCGCTGGCCAACAAGCTGCTGCACAACCCGGCTTCGGTAGAAGTGGCGCGCCGCAACACCGCGTCTGAGCAGATCGAGCAGAGCGTGCACTTCGTCGACAAGAAGCGTAAGCGGGAACTGCTGTCGCAGATGATCGGCGAAGGCGATTGGAAGCAGGTGCTGGTGTTTACCCGCACCAAGCACGGCGCCAACCACCTGGCGGAGCAGCTGAACAAAGACGGTATCACCGCAGCGGCGATCCACGGCAACAAGAGCCAGGGCGCCCGTACCCGTGCGCTGGCCGACTTCAAAGACGGCCGCATCCGCGTGCTGGTGGCGACCGACATCGCGGCGCGCGGCCTGGATATCGACCAGCTGCCGCACGTGGTGAACTATGAGCTGCCTAACGTGCCGGAAGACTACGTGCACCGCATCGGCCGTACCGGCCGCGCGGAGCGCACCGGCGAAGCTATCTCGCTGGTGTGCGTGGATGAGCACAAGCTGCTGCGCGACATCGAGCGGCTGCTGAAGCGTGAAATTCCACGCATCGCGCTGCCGGGTTACGATCCGGATCCGACCATCAAGGCCGAGCCGATCATCAACGGCCGCCAGGGTGGCGGACGCGGCGCCCCGCGCGGCAACGGCGGTGGCCAGCGTTCCGGTAACGGCGGCGGTCAGCGCAGCGGCAACGCGAACGGCGGCCAGCGTGAAAACCGCGGCAACGGCAACGGTAACGCCCGCCCGCAGGGTGATGGCCAGCGCCGTTCCGGCGCACCGGCTTCGCGTCGCCCACGCAACCGCAAACCGGCTGAATAA